Genomic window (Synechococcus sp. LA31):
ACTTCGAGAGGCCCTGGTGCCACTCCTGGAGCAGTTTCTACCCCAGAGCGACCAGGCCCTCCGCGCCCAGCTACTGGATCGGATCGTGCTGGATAACGCCGTTTCGCCCACCCTGAACATCAATCTGTTGATCGAACAGATGCAGGGAGAGACGCACCGAATCAGGCGGCTCCAGGAGCAATGCCTCAATCTGCTGCTGAGCCTGTTGGACCAAGCGAATCAAGAGGAGCTGGCAGACCGTTTTTTTGTCCATCTGGCCCCAAACCTCGGCCTAGAGGGAGAGCGGGAGCGGCTTCGGCCAGCAGCGGCAGATCAGCCCGGCACCACCGATTTCCAGTTCATGCTCCAGGGTGCAGTCAAGGAGGCTGGTTTACTCGTGTTGGTCAATGAGCACATCCGTCGCCGCACAGGCCAAGCGCCCCTCGGCGACCACTTCAACGTTCGCTCCGCACCACGCGAGCTCGACGCCCTCACAGCGCTCTGCGTGGAGCGGATCCCTGAACCCCTGATGCCGCTGCTGGTGGGGGTCGGCGACACCATCACCTCAGAGCCGGCTGAGGATGAAGGCGGCTGGCAGCGCGGAGGCAGTGACCGAGGCTTTCTCACACTGGTGCAAAAGCTGGGTCAGGCCTACGGACATAGCAACCGAGTGGTGCTCGTCGACAGCAGCGGTGGCGAACTGAAGCGGCCGAGCCACAACGATCCGCAGCTGCGGGGCCTCACGGATCCTGATGATCCGCTGCAGCTGGATGTGCTCGTACCGGGTGGACCCAGCGCCTATTGCAGCTGGCTTGAGCAACTCAGCCAGAAGCGTGGCTGCTGAACAGGGGCTGACAGCGGAGCCCAGGCGCCTTATCCCTGGATAAGGCGCTGACGAAGTTCATGCCGGCTCAAGCCGAAGCCAGCACTGCAACGGAGCATCCCTGGTGGGACGGCGCCGTGATCTATCAACTGATGCCGCGGAGTTTCAGCGATGCCAACGGTGATGGCATCGGAGATCTCCAAGGGCTGCAGAATCGGCTGCCATACCTGCGCTGGCTTGGGGTGGATGCCATCTGGCTGACCCCGATCTATCCCTCGCCCCTGCGTGATGGCGGATACGACATCACAGATTTCACTGACGTTCATCCGGAGCTCGGCGACCTCGCCTCCCTGCATCGCCTGATCGAGGCGGCCCACGGGCACGGCATCAAAGTGATTCTCGACCTGGTGCTCAATCACACCAGCCAGCTTCACCCATGGTTTCAACGGGCACGATTCGCCGCTCCGGGTAGCTCTGAGCGGGAGTTTTATGTGTGGAGCGACAGCACCGAGCGCTACAGCAGTGCGCCAGTGCTCTTCAGGCATTTCGAGCGCTCCAACTGGCAGTGGGATCCACAGGCTGGCCAGTTTTATCTGCACCGCTTCCTGCACCACCAGCCTGACCTCAACTACGACAACCCCGAGGTGCAGGAGGCCATGCTCCAGGTGGTGGAGTTTTGGCTCGAGCGCGGCGTCGATGGCTTTCGCCTCGATGCCATCCCGTTTCTGTTTGAGCGGGAAGGGACACGCTGTGAGGGCCTGGTGGAAACCCATGCCTTTCTGAGGAGGTTGCGCCAGCGGGTGCAGCAGCACAGCCAACGCCGAGGCAAACCGGAAGTGTTGCTGCTTGCCGAGGCGATTCAGCCGATGGATGAGGCCATGCCCTATCTGGCGGAGGGAGAGCTACATGCCGCCTTCAACTTCGCCCTCACGGCCCATCTGTTTGCAGCCGTGGCGTATGGCCAGGCCGCCGACCTCGTGCGTTTCCTCAACGACCTCAGCGAAGCCGATGTGGGGCGGGGCTGGGCGCTGCCCTTGCGCAACCACGACGAGCTGTGGCTGGGAGATGGCCACCTTGTGCCACAGGACGTGATCCAGAGGATTCGCAACGGCATCCCTGCAGCCCGAGGGCACTGGCTCAATTGGGGCATCAATCGCCGGCTAGCACCACTGCTCAACGGCGATTCCAAGCCCAACATGGCCTTGCACGCCCTGCTTTACAGCCTGCCGGGCATGCCGTGCATCTACTACGGCGATGAGCTCGGTATGGGCGACTGGCCGGGACTGCGGGACCGCGATGCCAACCGCACCCCCATGGCCTGGACGCCCCAACGCAACGGCGGCTTCTCCTCAGCCCCCGACCCCCTGCTGGTGCTGCCACCGATCACGACACCGGGTTACGACTACCGCGTGGTGAATGTTGAGGTCCAGAAATCCCTCAATGGCTCATTACTCAACTGGCACCGCCGCATGTTGATGAGCCGAAAGCTGTTGCCTGCCTTGCGTCATGGCGATTTCCGCATGCTGCCGAGCGGACACCCCGGCATCGTGAGTTACGTGCGTCAGAGCCCCGAGATGACGGTGCTCGTGGCGGTGAATCTGAGTGGTACCGGCGCTTCCACTCAACTGAATCTGGAACCTTGGCAAGGCGAACGGGTGCGCGAATTGCTCTGGGGCTGTGAGTTTCCTGAAGCCACCAAGCAGTGGTTCATCTATCTACCGGCCTATGGATTCGGTTGGTGGCTGCTGGGTGATGCGGAGCTCAGTTCCTCAAGCCAAGTTGCCGCTGGAGCAGAAAGGCGCTCTGCCTCCCCTTGATCGAGGAAGCCGATGCGGGAACGTCGATCCAGCAAATCGGCGCTGTTGCGGGCTAGCTCATGGCGATGGTTAAAGCGCCACTCGGCCCTACTCACAGGGATGACAGCGCTGAGCGGCTCCAGCTCGCTGCACTGCTGTGCTTCCTCCACCAACTGCTGGGCGCGAAGGCCGTAGCTGGTGATCAGATGCTCCGCTTGTGAAGCACCCCCGGGTAAAGCAAGCGTCAGCGTCTCACGCAGCGCTTGCAAGGCAGTGTGTGTCTCCTGCCATGAATTGGCAGCCCCCAGCAGGGGTAGTGGCTGTTCACGGGGTGGCTGGTGGTTGATCAGCTGCAGGGCATCAAGGGCAAGCCGGCGGCAGGTGGTCCACTTACCGCCCAGCAGGCTGATCAGTCCGCAGGGGAGTTGTTCCACCTCGTGTTCGCGCACCACGCTGCTGCTGTTGGTGCCACCAGCGGGCTGGATCAAGGGGCGCCCACCGGCCCAACGCGATGTGATCGACGCGGCGCTGAAGCTGGGGAACCACTGCTGCAGATGCTCGATCAGGTAATCGGTTTCCGCTGGCGTGACCTGCGTGGCCTGCTCCAGTGGACAGGCTTGATCGGTGGTGCCCACCAATGTGCGCCCGAGGAAGGGCAGCACAAACAGCACGCGCCCATCGCGGGTGCGCGGAATCAACAAGCCAACGCCACCTGGGCAGAGCTGCTCGCTCAACACGAGGTGAATCCCACGGCTGACTAGCAGACGTGATGGAGCATCGGGTTGGGCTTGTTGCCGTAGGCCATCGGCGGCGATGCCCGTGGCATTCACAAACTGATGGGCCAGCCAACGCTGCTGCTGCCCATCGGGCCCCTGGCTGATCGCGGCCTGAAGCCGGCCGTTGACCTGTTCAAATCCGACCACACGGCAATCGCGCTGCACCGTGGCACCAGCAGCTTGGGCGGTGAGCACCAGCAGCAAATTGAGGCGAGCATCATCAAACTGACCATCGCTGTAGAGCAGCCCGCTGCTCACGCTGCCGCCTAGCCCTGGCAGCAGCTCTCTCAGCTCCGCCCCGCCCAGGCCCTGGGTGGGCTCAAGGCCAGCAGCGCCAGCCAACAGGTCATACATCCCAAGCCCAACGCGGTAGTAGAGCTGCTCGAGACCATGGCGCGTGGGTAGAGCGATGCGCAGCTCATGGGCGAGGAAGGGGGCCTGCTCGATCCAATAGCGGCGTTCAGCCAGGGCCTCGCGCACCAACTTGAACTGAGCGGGATCGGCTTTCTTGAAAGCCAGTTCGAGATAGCGCACCCCGCCGTGCAGCAGCTTGGTGCTGCGGGAGCTCGTACCGATCCCTGGATCACCGGCCTCCAGCAGAGCTACACGCAACCCGCGCCGCACCGCCTCAAGGGCCAAGCTGGCGCCGCTGCTGCCAGCGCCGATCACCACCAGATCAAACGGTTGCATCACCATGCCAGTGCAAACAACGACGGACCGCCTCCTGCCAGCGGCGGCGCCAAGCCTGGCGATCGCTAACGGAGAGCTGAGGTTCAAACCGGGTACAGCCCGCCAGGAGCCGTTCGCGGATTGGCTCAAGATCGCTCACGACACCGGCTTCCTGACCAGCCATCAACGCCACACCACGGGCTGTGGATTCCAGATGAGCAGGGCGACGAACGGCAAGCGCAATGCTGTCGGCCTGGGCCTGCATCAACACATTGGAGGCGGCAGCGCCGCCATCCACCGCGAGCTCGAGTAAGCCATGCCCGAGGGCGGTTTCAGCCGTCTCCACCAGGGTGCTGACCGCCAGTGCAATGCCATCAAGGGCGGCACGGGCGAGATGCCCCGCGCTCGTGTCGCGGGTGATCCCGATCAGCAGGCCTCGGGCGTCTGGATCCCAGTGGGGCGTGCCCCAGCCTGTGAAGGCCGGCACCAGCATCAGTTCGCCAGCGTCGGGCACCGAGGCAGCCAGGGCATCCACCTTCGCCGAGGCATCGATCAGCCCCAAACCGTCACGCAACCACTGCACCACGGTGCCAGCGTTGAACAGGCTCCCCTCCAAGCAATAGGTGATACGGCCAGCGGCGTCGCTCCACCCCACGGTGCTGAGCAGACCACCCTCCGCCCGCACTGGCTGATCCCCGCAGGTCACCACCAGAAAAGCACCCGTTCCATAGGTGCACTTGGCTTGCCCCGGCATCACACACAGCTGCCCATAGGTAGCGGCCTGCTGATCGCCCAGCACCGCCGTGATGGGCACTCCTGCGAAGGGAAGGCCAGCGGCAATCGTGCCAAACGAACCGCGGCTCGGTAGCAGCTGTGGAAGCTCCTCGCCTGAAAGGCCAACGATGTCGAGGGCCTGCGGCAGCCACTGGCATTGCTCTAGATCCAGCAACAGCGTGCGGCTTGCATTGCTGTGATCAGTGGCATGGAAGCGCCCGCCACTGAGCTGCCAAAGCAGCCAGCTATCCACAGTGCCGATACAGAGATCACCGCGGCTTTGGGCGGCGGCAGCCTCGGGGTGGTGATCGAGCAGCCAGCGGATTTTGCTGGCGCTGAAATAGGGATCGAGCACCAAACCGGTGCGGTGCTGCCAGGCCGCTGCCTCCGGGAGCTGCTGCCAGCTGCGGCAGACCGCGCTGGTGCGCCGGTCTTGCCACACCAGAGCAGGACCGAGCGGTGTTCCATTGCCGCGCTTCCAGAACAGGGTTGTTTCCCGCTGGTTGGTCACACCGCACGCACACACAGCCCGGCGTTGCTCCTCGTTTAACTGGCGATCCAACGCCTGCATCGCCTGCATCTGGCTCTCCCAGATCGCCAGGGGCTGCTGTTCCACCCAGCCATCGGCGGGATAGGCAATCGCCAGGGGGACCTGGGCCGAGGCCACCGGTTCTCCCTGAAGGTTGAACAGCACTGCTCTGGAGCTGCTGGTGCCCTGGTCGAGCGCCAGTAGAAGAGGTTCTGTCATCGGCAGATCCCTTTACCGACACTGTTAGGTCGCATTAGCCCAGCTGTCAGGCGACAGTGGCCAAGAGCCCATCCCGCATGTGATGCCCTTCGACCTGGGAACCTTCCTGCCTGCCCTGCTGACCCTGGTGGGCGGCGGATTTCTCTCGATCCTGTTGGCGCGGGTGCTCACGCTGATACTGGGGCGCGCGGTGCGACGCACACGCAGCCGCGCCGATGACTTCATCCTGCAGGTGTTGGGAGACACGATTCCCCCCGCCGGCTGGGTGATCAGCGCCGCTCTGGCTTGGCAAATCATTCCCACCAGCGCTAGCGGTGATCGGGTGGCCTTCGGGCTGGCGAAGCTGATCCTGGTGGCGCTGTTGGTGCGCTTGGTCAACCGCGTCAGCATCCGCGTACTGCGAGGCTGGGCCGGACGGCAGAGCGACGATGCAGTCGCCACGATGATCAGCTCTCTGGCACCGCTGATGCGGGCTCTGGTGTGGACCGTGGGCGCGCTGTTTTACCTACAAAACATCGGCGTCCAGATGGCTGCGATCTGGGCTCTGCTCAGTGCCGGCGGTATCGGCGCTGGCTTGGCCCTACGCGAACCCGTGGCCGAATTCTTCGAGTACATCACGATTTTGCTCGACAAACCCTTCGTGAGCGGACAGTTCATCAACGTGGGGGATGTCTGGGCCACGGTGGAGCGTGTGGGCGTGCGCAGCACACGTCTTCGCAGCATCAATGGTGAGGCGATTGTGATGAGCAACAGTGAGCTCACCGGATCGGTAGTGGCCAACTACGGCTCGATGGAGAGGCGGCGCTTGATCTACCGCCTCGGGGTGACCTACGACACCAGCCACAGCACGCTGGAGCGGATTCCAGCTCTGCTCCAGGAGATCGTGGAAAGTGGAGGTGATGCAGAGTTTGACCGCTGCCACTTTGTGTCTTTCAACGACAGCAGCCTTGATTTCGAACTGGTGTATTTCGTGCCAACCAGCGATTTTGGCCAGGCGATGACTGTGCAACAGCGCATCAATCTGGAGATCGTGAAGCGATTTGCCGAGCAAAGCATCGACTTCGCCTTCCCAACCCGCACGGTGCAGATGATCCAGCCAACGGTCGACTGATAGGATCTCAGCTGGCTCCGCTTGGAGTCATGTCGTCATTATTCCCTCAGAAGGTCGGTCATGTCCCGGGTCTGCCAGCTCACAGGCAAGCGCGCCAACAACGGCATGGCCGTGTCCCACTCCCACGTTCGGACGAAAAAGCTTCAGCAGGTGAACCTTCAGGAACGTCGCCTGTGGTGGTCTGAAGGCAATCGTTTCGTGAAGCTGCGCGTTTCAACACGTGCTCTGAAGACCATCCAGAAGAAGGGTCTTGGTGCCTACGCCAAAGAGCTGGGCATCAATCTGGCCAAGATCTGAGTCGGCTCTTCAACGATGCAGCGCCGCCAACTTCTGCGCGGACTCGCCATCACCTCTGTGAGCCTGCTGGGTTTCTCTCGGCAGGCTCTTGCTTTGGGTGGCGTGCTTCCAGCCGAAGGCGAACCAGCCCCGGCCTTTCAACTCCATGGCGTGGTGCCGGGATCCGATGGATCCGCCATGGAAGCCGATCGCAGCCTGGCCGACTTTGCTGGCCGCTGGCTGGTGCTGTATTTCTATCCCCGCGATTTCACCGAGGGCTGCACGATCGAAGCCCGCGGTTTTCAGCGCGACCTGGATGCCTTTCACCGGGCTGGCGCTGAGGTCGTGGGTGTGAGTGCAGACAGCGCGGAATCCCATGCCGAGTTCTGCGGCAGCGAGGCCTTGGCTTATCCGCTGCTCTCCGATCCGGGTGGTCAAGTGAGCAAGGCCTACGGGAGTTGGATCCCTCCTTTTTCGCAACGCCACACCTTTTTGATCGATCCCGATGGGGTGTTACGGCAGATTTGGGTAGCCGTGCGGCCCAGTGGGCATAGCCAGGATGTGCTGGGCAGTCTCAAGCGCCAGGCGGCAGACCATCCGAGCGCCTAAAGCTCATGCACCAACCGCTGCCCGGGCCCTCCACCTCCCATCGCGGCAGCCAGTGGCGCCAGCTGTAGGGCACGTTGTGGCCACCTGAGCCCACCCGTACATAGCCACCGTTGATGTTGTCGAGTTCTCCGTAGGGGTCGTTGAACACCCCGGCGCCGGGTTCAAACCCAATGGCAAGAATCCAGTGGCCACCTCCCCGGGGTGCAGACGAGGAGCCGTGGTGAAGAAAACCGGTCCCAACCGGGTACCCGGCTTTCAACTCCTCCTCCAGCAGGCGGCGATCGCCCGTGGTTCGATAACGCGCCAGCACGCCGTAGTCAGCGCAAGCCTGAATCTGGGCTTGCGCCGAGGTGGTGTCGCCGTAGCGGCGCAGGGTGTGCAGATAGGTGTCGTCGGCGTTGGAGCCCTTCAACGCATCCGGCCTCAGGTATTTCACGGCCATCGCGCAGGTGCTGGAAAAACACATGCGATAGGCCTGGCCGGGAATACGGCTGTCGGTCTGAACGTAGTACTGACGCACGGGCAGCAACAAACGCTGACCGGTCGAGAGAGTCATGCCCTTCAGGCCGCTTCCCTCCTGGTAGCACGCTCCATCCGATTGAGGTGCGCCATGCCCACATGCAAGCTGTCGCAGTAGAGGCAGGTGCCTTGGAAACACACCTGAAACAGCTCACCACCACTGGCTTTTAGCTGATGGATTCTGCCGCCACTGGCACCGATTAACACCGGTTGAGAGGTCATGCTGCACACCGAGTCATCAACGGCCAGAGGGTGGCGTGGCCCGCATGCGGGCACCATCGGTAGAAAGACCGCTCCTGGGGGCTAATTCGCGGATTAGCCCCTCACCAAGCTGGCCAGCAGATCGGCGTGCACAGCCGTGGCTTGGCGCATCGCTTCAAGTGCCTCCGTTGCGGGGGGGTGCTCTAGGGCATCACGCCAAATGATGCCAAGTTCCGATGCACTGATCGGGCCGTCAGCAAGGTCGATGGCACTGCAGCCCAACTGTTGCGCGCAGGCCTGCACCTTGGGGTCATAGCTCAAGGCACTGACTGCACTGCCTGAGAGGGCAGCCAGCACGAGGGCATGCAAACGCATGGCAAGCACCAGGGATGCGCCTCGAAACAAGGCCATGGCCTCGGAAGGCGATGAAGCCTGAACCACACGGCTTCGGTGCAGCAGGCTCTGACCCACCAACCCCTGGGCGGTGAGCTGCTCCAGCAGAGGTGTGTCCTGCTCGCGGTGGAAGGGAAGCCAGATCACCTCACGATCACAACGCTCCGCCAACTGTTCGAGGGCCTGCAGATAAGGCCTCCAGGCTTCACCCTGAAGATGCGCTGTTGGGCGCCAGCACACCACAACCGGTCCGCCTCTCCCCAGCCAGTGCTGACGGGGCAGACTCCACACTGCATCGCTGCCGTGCGGGGCGTGCAGACCGAGGTCTTGGGCAAGCCTCGCGGAGGCTGGATCACGCCAAGTAACACCTGAAACCAGCGACAACAGACCACGAACCAGAGCGCGGCTACGGCGGCGCTTTAACGGGCCAAGACCCTGGGCATAGAGCAGCACAGGCTTGTGTTGCAACCGGGCCGTCGTGATCAGTGCGGCGTAATAGAGAAGGCTGCGAAAGCTGGTGGCGTCTTGCAGCAGGCTGCCACCACCAAGAACGAGAGCTTGGCAGCGGCCCATGGCCGCCCACACATCCCTGAGGCTGCGCCGTTGCACCGTGTTGACCCGGTGGCGTGACTGCACATCCAGCTGATCAAAGGCGGTCACAAGCGGGGTGACACTTAGCGGCAACTGGTTGAGCAACACCTCGAGCAGGGCGTCATCCCCGAGGTTGTGCTCGCCGTAGTAGCCGCACAGCAGCACGGGTTGCGTCACGCCGGTTGGATCAAATTCGGCCCAGCTTGACATCGAAGTGCCTTCGATCAGGCTGAGGCCGCCAGACGTTGACGCAGCAGCTGAATCTGCTCATCGATCAACTGACGCGCCCCACCAAGGCTGGCGGCGCGGCCGACAACCGCACCGCTGCTGTGTTGAATCAGGTAAGCGCCGTCACAGCGTGGATAGCCGATCAATTGAATACGGCAACCGCGGTGCAGCCAGCAAGGAGGCGATGAAAAGGCCATCATGATGGCGAGCAGCTCTGTGGGCACTGGAGCGCAAGCATGAGCAAAAACAACAGGTCCTGTGCCCATCGAGCAGCTGTCAGCAGCGGCAATCAACGCTGACCCAGGAGGTCCAGCCAGCTGAGTGAGTCAGAGACAGGCAGGGCCTCAGACGCGGACGTGCACGGAATACTGAACACACACTCGCCTTGAAAATCAGGCTGGCGGCCTGTCTGAGGAGACGAACAATCAGTGGTCACCACAACGGGCATCGGGACGTTTGAACGGGCCGTCATGAACATCAGGATCACAAGGCCATGCTGCTGTGATTGAGCCGTTGAGCTGGCGTTGTGGAACGCGGCGGCAGGTGCTCCAGACCACAGCTGAGCTGCTCACACCTTTCACCCCATCGGCACGCCAGCATTAAGCCGCTCCGCCAACGACAACGCCTCGCTGGCGAGCCTTTGTTCATGGGCGACCCGATCGCTCACATCACGCTGCACAGACACCCAGTGGGTGTACCAGCCATTGGTATCAGCCATGGGAGCCACCTTGAGGTCGATCCAGCAGGTCTGGCCATCGCGCCGGTAATTGAGCACCTGCATGCGGG
Coding sequences:
- the stpA gene encoding glucosylglycerol 3-phosphatase, producing MQRLSLHDLLDELASEQDLLLVQDLDGVCMPLVRDPLTRTLPLGTIHAVAQLGHSLRVLTNGEHGGKRGVNRLVEQTVPKGVDPAAEGLYLPGLGAGGVQLQTRHGELSHPGVSERELQFLQSVPQRLREALVPLLEQFLPQSDQALRAQLLDRIVLDNAVSPTLNINLLIEQMQGETHRIRRLQEQCLNLLLSLLDQANQEELADRFFVHLAPNLGLEGERERLRPAAADQPGTTDFQFMLQGAVKEAGLLVLVNEHIRRRTGQAPLGDHFNVRSAPRELDALTALCVERIPEPLMPLLVGVGDTITSEPAEDEGGWQRGGSDRGFLTLVQKLGQAYGHSNRVVLVDSSGGELKRPSHNDPQLRGLTDPDDPLQLDVLVPGGPSAYCSWLEQLSQKRGC
- the csaB gene encoding polysaccharide pyruvyl transferase CsaB, coding for MSSWAEFDPTGVTQPVLLCGYYGEHNLGDDALLEVLLNQLPLSVTPLVTAFDQLDVQSRHRVNTVQRRSLRDVWAAMGRCQALVLGGGSLLQDATSFRSLLYYAALITTARLQHKPVLLYAQGLGPLKRRRSRALVRGLLSLVSGVTWRDPASARLAQDLGLHAPHGSDAVWSLPRQHWLGRGGPVVVCWRPTAHLQGEAWRPYLQALEQLAERCDREVIWLPFHREQDTPLLEQLTAQGLVGQSLLHRSRVVQASSPSEAMALFRGASLVLAMRLHALVLAALSGSAVSALSYDPKVQACAQQLGCSAIDLADGPISASELGIIWRDALEHPPATEALEAMRQATAVHADLLASLVRG
- a CDS encoding peroxiredoxin, translated to MQRRQLLRGLAITSVSLLGFSRQALALGGVLPAEGEPAPAFQLHGVVPGSDGSAMEADRSLADFAGRWLVLYFYPRDFTEGCTIEARGFQRDLDAFHRAGAEVVGVSADSAESHAEFCGSEALAYPLLSDPGGQVSKAYGSWIPPFSQRHTFLIDPDGVLRQIWVAVRPSGHSQDVLGSLKRQAADHPSA
- a CDS encoding alpha-amylase family protein, with protein sequence MPAQAEASTATEHPWWDGAVIYQLMPRSFSDANGDGIGDLQGLQNRLPYLRWLGVDAIWLTPIYPSPLRDGGYDITDFTDVHPELGDLASLHRLIEAAHGHGIKVILDLVLNHTSQLHPWFQRARFAAPGSSEREFYVWSDSTERYSSAPVLFRHFERSNWQWDPQAGQFYLHRFLHHQPDLNYDNPEVQEAMLQVVEFWLERGVDGFRLDAIPFLFEREGTRCEGLVETHAFLRRLRQRVQQHSQRRGKPEVLLLAEAIQPMDEAMPYLAEGELHAAFNFALTAHLFAAVAYGQAADLVRFLNDLSEADVGRGWALPLRNHDELWLGDGHLVPQDVIQRIRNGIPAARGHWLNWGINRRLAPLLNGDSKPNMALHALLYSLPGMPCIYYGDELGMGDWPGLRDRDANRTPMAWTPQRNGGFSSAPDPLLVLPPITTPGYDYRVVNVEVQKSLNGSLLNWHRRMLMSRKLLPALRHGDFRMLPSGHPGIVSYVRQSPEMTVLVAVNLSGTGASTQLNLEPWQGERVRELLWGCEFPEATKQWFIYLPAYGFGWWLLGDAELSSSSQVAAGAERRSASP
- a CDS encoding mechanosensitive ion channel family protein, giving the protein MPFDLGTFLPALLTLVGGGFLSILLARVLTLILGRAVRRTRSRADDFILQVLGDTIPPAGWVISAALAWQIIPTSASGDRVAFGLAKLILVALLVRLVNRVSIRVLRGWAGRQSDDAVATMISSLAPLMRALVWTVGALFYLQNIGVQMAAIWALLSAGGIGAGLALREPVAEFFEYITILLDKPFVSGQFINVGDVWATVERVGVRSTRLRSINGEAIVMSNSELTGSVVANYGSMERRRLIYRLGVTYDTSHSTLERIPALLQEIVESGGDAEFDRCHFVSFNDSSLDFELVYFVPTSDFGQAMTVQQRINLEIVKRFAEQSIDFAFPTRTVQMIQPTVD
- a CDS encoding glycerol kinase GlpK; its protein translation is MTEPLLLALDQGTSSSRAVLFNLQGEPVASAQVPLAIAYPADGWVEQQPLAIWESQMQAMQALDRQLNEEQRRAVCACGVTNQRETTLFWKRGNGTPLGPALVWQDRRTSAVCRSWQQLPEAAAWQHRTGLVLDPYFSASKIRWLLDHHPEAAAAQSRGDLCIGTVDSWLLWQLSGGRFHATDHSNASRTLLLDLEQCQWLPQALDIVGLSGEELPQLLPSRGSFGTIAAGLPFAGVPITAVLGDQQAATYGQLCVMPGQAKCTYGTGAFLVVTCGDQPVRAEGGLLSTVGWSDAAGRITYCLEGSLFNAGTVVQWLRDGLGLIDASAKVDALAASVPDAGELMLVPAFTGWGTPHWDPDARGLLIGITRDTSAGHLARAALDGIALAVSTLVETAETALGHGLLELAVDGGAAASNVLMQAQADSIALAVRRPAHLESTARGVALMAGQEAGVVSDLEPIRERLLAGCTRFEPQLSVSDRQAWRRRWQEAVRRCLHWHGDATV
- a CDS encoding glycerol-3-phosphate dehydrogenase/oxidase, with translation MVMQPFDLVVIGAGSSGASLALEAVRRGLRVALLEAGDPGIGTSSRSTKLLHGGVRYLELAFKKADPAQFKLVREALAERRYWIEQAPFLAHELRIALPTRHGLEQLYYRVGLGMYDLLAGAAGLEPTQGLGGAELRELLPGLGGSVSSGLLYSDGQFDDARLNLLLVLTAQAAGATVQRDCRVVGFEQVNGRLQAAISQGPDGQQQRWLAHQFVNATGIAADGLRQQAQPDAPSRLLVSRGIHLVLSEQLCPGGVGLLIPRTRDGRVLFVLPFLGRTLVGTTDQACPLEQATQVTPAETDYLIEHLQQWFPSFSAASITSRWAGGRPLIQPAGGTNSSSVVREHEVEQLPCGLISLLGGKWTTCRRLALDALQLINHQPPREQPLPLLGAANSWQETHTALQALRETLTLALPGGASQAEHLITSYGLRAQQLVEEAQQCSELEPLSAVIPVSRAEWRFNHRHELARNSADLLDRRSRIGFLDQGEAERLSAPAATWLEELSSASPSSHQPNP
- the rpmB gene encoding 50S ribosomal protein L28; translation: MSRVCQLTGKRANNGMAVSHSHVRTKKLQQVNLQERRLWWSEGNRFVKLRVSTRALKTIQKKGLGAYAKELGINLAKI